A single window of Zea mays cultivar B73 chromosome 10, Zm-B73-REFERENCE-NAM-5.0, whole genome shotgun sequence DNA harbors:
- the LOC100193106 gene encoding uncharacterized isoform X1, with protein sequence MADENAGKKEEEEFSTGPLSVLMMSVKNNTQVLINCRNNKKLLGRVRAFDRHCNMVLENVREMWTEIPKTGKGKKKALPVNKDRFISKMFLRGDSVIIVLRNPK encoded by the exons ATGGCGGATGAGAAT GCTGGAAAGAAAGAGGAGGAGGAATTTAGCACAGGCCCTCTGTCAGTCCTAATGATGAGTGTTAAGAACAACACCCAG GTCCTCATCAATTGCCGCAACAACAAGAAGCTGCTTGGCCGTGTTCGTGCTTTTGATCGCCACTGTAACATGGTGCTCGAGAACGTGCGTGAGATGTGGACAGAG ATCCCCAAGACTggcaagggcaaaaagaaggctctgcCTGTGAACAAGGATAGATTCATCAGTAAGATGTTCCTCAGGGGCGACTCGGTCATCATAGTGCTGAGGAACCCGAAGTGA
- the LOC100193106 gene encoding uncharacterized LOC100193106 — translation MADENQAGKKEEEEFSTGPLSVLMMSVKNNTQVLINCRNNKKLLGRVRAFDRHCNMVLENVREMWTEIPKTGKGKKKALPVNKDRFISKMFLRGDSVIIVLRNPK, via the exons ATGGCGGATGAGAAT CAGGCTGGAAAGAAAGAGGAGGAGGAATTTAGCACAGGCCCTCTGTCAGTCCTAATGATGAGTGTTAAGAACAACACCCAG GTCCTCATCAATTGCCGCAACAACAAGAAGCTGCTTGGCCGTGTTCGTGCTTTTGATCGCCACTGTAACATGGTGCTCGAGAACGTGCGTGAGATGTGGACAGAG ATCCCCAAGACTggcaagggcaaaaagaaggctctgcCTGTGAACAAGGATAGATTCATCAGTAAGATGTTCCTCAGGGGCGACTCGGTCATCATAGTGCTGAGGAACCCGAAGTGA